TGCATTGTAACTAGCTCTGCAGATACCACACACATCATCGTCTCCATCGTCATCAGCAATCGGTTCGATGTTATCGTCCTGATTGTCCTTCGGTATATGCCATGTCCACGCAAAAACGCTGTGTACCTTATTTACCGTCACCTTCATGTTACAGAAGCTTCGCAACCAACTACAGACCCAGAGACACTTCTACAACGTCAAAAAGGGCCTTTGTTGACCGTTGAACAGCCAGTTTTAGCGTAAATCCTTTACTTTTGTGGTTTTGTGGAGTTCAAAAATAAATGCTTCCAACCAGAGTCgaactgatgatctccacaTTACTAGTGTGGCGCCTTACCAACTTGGCCATAGAAGCTGTTATTTTGTGATGAATTTTCCTTTCTAGATTTAATACAGGCATCAGTTCTAGCTAAACCATACACGATAAGGCGTCAGCAACAGGATTGATAACAAAGTGGATCAACcaatcaagagaatcatACAATCGCATCTGATGATCATACGATCCATTAACGAAGAATCAAGGCCCAATAAGATTGGTCAATGGTGATCTAACAACTATGAAACGATTATGTGCAACATAATCTAACGTTGAAATTAGAAAGTTCAGGTGGAATACAGATAGGCTAATCGAATGGTAGAATTGAGCCGTATAAATAAGAGGCCAGTCAGCTTAGATCCAAGTTGTGCTTCGATATTTAGCTTGGGGTTAGAAAATAAGGAAGCAGTAATAGATTCATTTCTCATCTTGACAACTTTGGTTAAGAGGTTGCTCAAGATACACATTCTGATCTATTAAGTTAATCTGGTAATACCGTCCCATACTACAACATCTGGTAGAGCCGAAATGACCCAAACGGACGTTGGAGTCCTGGATATTGATCTTCTGCGATCTCAAGTAAAAGATACCCTTGGCCTAGAACTTGGTTACACTGATGAAAGAGAACGTTTCGCTTATAACTTCTGCGGAACTGCCCTAATAGGGCCCAAGCCAGGTATGTGGAGGGGCCGCTTCGATCAGAATCTTGAGAGCCTTTATTCATATACTGCGACCCAAAGGTTGGACTAGCTGATGTTGACGAAGCATGAGTGgaagtttttgaagctcTGCCGGTTGTAGCAGAGCATGCATCGCAGCAAAATGCGCCGGAAGCTGAACAACTGTTGCACCCGCTCGAATCAGCCAGACGTGCGTCTGCAATCACTCCATCAGTAATAGCCCACCTTGCAAAGATACGCAAAGCGCTGCTGGACCTGTGTAGAGATCCACAAGCTGTCCTGCAGGACGCACGACTGCGTGGATCCAAAATTTCAACGTTCTGGCTCCGAATTGAGGGTGATCTTACGGACGAGAAGGAAGCGGAGACTGCACCGCAAGTCGTGGAAGACCACGAGGAAGGCCGCCACGAAGGcggccaagaagaacgcGTGCTCGCATCCGGGCCGTTGGGGAGGGAAGACCTCGCACTCGTGCAGCCACTCATGCTAATCCACAAGCTACATCGGCTCAACTGATGCTTGCATCAGATCTAGATacaacaaagaaagaggaCGAGAAAGCATAATGAGTTCGTAATAATTTAATAGAGTATAGCTCTCAGCAGTTATCGAGGGTCTCCAAATAATATTTTTCCTCATGGCAATACTGGGGACAGAGATGTCAGCTCGGCGAAAATGTGAATATCCATATATTACGGTGCGGGAAGAATTCTAGAGATGTTAGAAATACAGTTCGCTTTTGATCCTCCTGTTGTTTACAATAAACCAGAAGCGTCAGCCATGTCTCCTAGCGTCTCAAACAACAGGTGAGTTTTTACTCAATAAATAATCATTAATATTATTCGCGGCGCCACAATTTAGTGACGCCGAAGCGAAGTCCAACGACAGTCCGCTAAAAGCGATAAATACGGGAGCTCTTCAAACATCATAAGATCGTGGAGCCAACCAGCATCTTACCATGGTTCAAGCCTATATTCACGATAACAACTACGAGACAGATTTCAGAGAGGCACACGATAGTGGCGTTCCCGTGACATTGGAGCAACTAAGTAAGCTCGGTGTCTTCTACAAGTATCTCGAAACGCAAGAAGCCGTCGATGCCCTCGCCGAGGAGAGAAATTACAAGAACAGAGATATCGTAAACATCAGCCGCGCCACATTTCCTGACGAGCAAAGTCTTCTCAATAAGTTAAGCATTTTTTTCACAGAACACCTCCacgaggatgaagagatcaGATATTGTTTGGACGGTGAGGGATATTTCGATGTAAGAGACCCGATATCGAACGACTGGATCCGTATCAAATTCGAACCCAACgatctcatcatcgtaCCAGCAGGGATCTACCATAGGTTCACGCTCACGAGCAAGAACTATGTTAAAGCATTGAGATTATTCCAGGACGAGCCAAAATGGCTGGCGATCAACAAACCAGAGGGTGACAGCAGCACAGCATACCAGAACTACGTTCAATGGGTCGCAAGTCGTCAATAATCTCGTATTTATATAGTTTAGGCAGTATTGAAGAGTGTCGTGCTTGGTGACGTCTGGATCTTATACGGTTGAAGCTCGAGAGCTCTTATTGCGAGGTCCCATCACTACAAGAGGGCACTCGGTCTGCCATTAAGTGCCGTTAGTTAGCTGATGCATCATGGGGGATGGGACTGGTATTGACCCCATTGAAAACAGTCCCGTCGGAGATACGCTTTCCTCGTATCTACCGAGAGTGGATCAATTCTATATACCTGAATGGCTAACGGTGCAATTCATAGCGAATAACCTGATCAGCTTCACGCCACTGTTTTCTTATGGGTCGACAATCATAAGTATAGAGCGATCCAAAACTGCCCTGGGATTTTCGATTGATATTTGCGCAACAATGCTGATAGCAAGTATTCTCAGAGTTTCTTATTACCTGATAACACCATATGAGATCACTCTACTTAGGCAGTCGCTGGTCATGATATTTATTCAATTGATACTGTTGAAGACTACGCTAACATACAGGCCGGAAGAGTACAAATACCATAATTTGCATGATGTGGAATCACTTTCGCAACTGTTACATGATGTGTGGTTTGAATATTTTGCCTGTGCTAGGCCTCCAATATTTAGCGATGACTGGAAATTGATGTTGAAGTCactgtctttgaagaacatgGTTGGGTTCATCAATAAAATTCTGTTGGTCTTCCTATAcaagtttttgaaattcttcgatCCCAGCTACAAAAGGTTCGGATCGTTTTGGCAATGGGACGACAATCGGAAGTTCTGGAGATTTCTGATTTTTTTTGCAGCTTTCCAGTTGCTCTTGACCTTTTTAATCTCGAAGGTGTTTAACTGGGCGACTTTGACAGATTGGATGGGTTCTGCTGTTGGAACTCTGGGTTTGTTGGTTGAATCGCTGCTACCATTACCACAAATAGCGATTCTTTATAAGCTGAAATCTGTGCAGGGCTTCAAGTTGATTCTGCTTGTCAGCTGGCTTTGTGGTGATACTCTAAAGATTAGTTACTTGATCTACGGCGCCAAGAATATATCGATGATATTCTTAACATTTGCACTTTTCCAGATGAGTCTGGATTTTTACATTGGTGGGCAGTACATATACTATCGATTCTACTACCATTCGTTGAGAAACGAAGGTTCGATGCCGGCCGATAACGATACCAACAGCGAATTCGCTAGGGAGTCATTCGAATTACAAGATTTCAACATCAAGACATTAGATCAGTACAACAAAAATACCCCTCCACCAGATCAACATACTAAAGGCAGGGCGTACACACTAACGGTATAAGTTATTTTTGCATTTACAACTTGATATGATCTTTAAAATTCCTCTATAGACTTTGTACAAGCTCGCTCTATATAATTGGTATGCACTCATCCGGCCTGTGAGACCTGACCAATTCGCTGTCTTTCCAAAGCATCCATATGCTTTCTTCGAATCATTCCTTTCTTCGCATAGGCTCTTAGCTTGGCTTGAAACTGAGAGGGAGCATCCGCCGCTGATTGATCGCATTTCAGATCTTGGGACTTCCGGTTATTTGAAGTACACACGATTTTCAACCTTTGCATTATCGCTTCTCGCTCGTTGGGCTTGGTGGCAGTTTCCTTTACGATTGTCTGATCCCTTAGAGACtgcaatttttcatctAGCAGCTCGTTgtacagctttttcaaatcaCTCTTAATCTCAATGTCTCTGAATTTACACATTGTTCTCCAGGTTTGAACATCTTTTGCGTGGAAAAAGCTTGGGTTCCTGTATTTCCTTGGGTCTTGGTAATAATCCTCATAaagctttgatgaaatcaTGTGGCATGTCTTCACATCCAAAACATTATTCTCTACTCTGGCGAAAGCAGGTAGATGAACACTATCAGGGTGACTTTTGTAGAAATGATCGACCCTGACTTCGAATCCTATCATAGAATCCAGTTGCGACGTCGATAATTCTTCGTTGTACTTTTGTATCGCATCAATTTGCTCTAGTATCTCCTCTTGAGTCTTGTTTTTTGTAACCAATGGCATGTCAGCGTAGTTTGATGGCAAAGCCAGTGCCATTACCTTCATTACAGGAAAGTTGAATTGCTGCCCATTGGCTCTCGTCTTGGTGACCTCTTTGgttttcatcattatctTGCACATTTTCCAGTCCTTAACGTTGTGCGACTTCAGCTTATCTTCAATATAAGTGAGGATGTTTTTCAACAGTATTATGGACATCTTGAACTCGGCATCGGCGACTTGGGAGGCAATCTTACgttcttttctttgataaGACGTGATAAAGCTCTCATCGCCATAAATTTGCCTAAAGGTTTCGTTACGCCGTTCCAGAGCGCGCCAAAATGCCGAGTCATGACTAGAATGGATGATGTAATCGATCTCATCCAAGGGCAGGTACTGGAATCCAAACATCCTGGAAATGTTATGATAAGCAACAAATATCCCATCCATCTTACCAATCCTGGCCTGCAGCGAGTACTTCAACAGTGTGCTCCTTATCAACTCAAAAAATTCACGCTCCAGGGACTCAAACTCACCATAAACCTTGTCAATTTCATAACCGGTATGATTGTTATTTTTTTCGACATATGACAAATCATGTCGAACAGCTGCTACCGCCCTAGTTTTCAAATCAAAGACACCAGTGCCAGGCAGATTATCATCGTATGCATCCAACTGTGACCTTAGAACGAACTCATCAATTTTTGAGTAGTGATATGATTCCTCCTGCTGTGGTGTTTTCTCTGTGAGAAATTCCTCCAATGAATGTCCCAAAACAGAGAGAATAATCTCCCTGTCCAAACTTCGGTCAGAGTCTATTGACCTGACCTTCCTGTTCAATTTCCGCAATATTATGGTCGCAGGAAACTGGGCTCCTTGAGTAAACCGACAGTTCTTCTGCGGAAAGTGCTTTGATATGGGAGAGTTGACTATATTCAGCGGTCGGAAATTGGACAAAAGAAAATGCAAATGCGACAGCGCCGAAGTCATTGAACTGGTGGACGAAACATACTTTCTCTCAAACTTCCGAGCTAGCTCCAGCAGTCTTTGATCCTTGTAAGGTGTCACGAATCCGTTGGAGTCTTGCTTGGACTCGAGATAGTCGGGCGTTATCTTTTCCAGGCTGGAATCGAAATTATATACGCCAGTCCTCGAGTCCCTCAAGGAATGTAGCGTAACAGGTTGATACAGAACCCTATTGAGTCCACTAACCAGTCGAGCGGGCTTTACCTCGGGAGCCACTTTGGCATTACTGTCATTCACCAATGATCCATCGCCATTGATAGTCACGTGCCTAGATCGCTTAGATGACAGACTGAATGCTGTTTCTTTGTATTTCTTCCGTTTCTTGCTTAGTCGAGCACCCTGTATCGATGGCGGTATCTTGAGATGTTCCGCCAGTGCGTTCTCCTTCTTGCGCTTTGCCTCGATAGCAACTTGGCTTTGCGATACTGCCTTCTCTATAATCTCGCTGGAGTAGCTCAACGCATCTGCAAGCTCAGtttgaagatcagcagTGCCTTTCCGCAGCCCATCTGCGTCCGTCGGCTTAAAAAGATTGCTCTTCGGCCGTTCAGTTGTTGATAACTCACATTTCCGGTAAACGTACTTCAGCCGACCCAAACTGTGGTGGGCACCACCTCTATAGCATGCGTACATCACCGGGCTGGAGCCTATTGCCGTCTCTTGCGCGATGGTTAATCGTTAAAGGCCTACAGGCCTACTGGTCTAGCAATTATCAGGTTTTAAAAACAAATCATCTTGCACGAACAAACACCCAGACTAAAACCTAAGACAGACAGTAACTTTAACGCAACTTTGAGTCTCGAGGGTCCTCGGCGATCAATTGGGCGACGGTTCCGGCAGCCTAGGCTTCGAATCCACTGGTTATTAGGATTTTGTCCCTCCTGGAGCACTTATTTAGGGTTCCTGATGGTCAGTGGATCAACATCGAATGCGGCGCGAAGCTCCTGTTCTTTAGCAGTAAGTACCATTCCTTACGCAAGCTACACTGGCTCGTAGACTTATTCAATGCCCAAAGAACACATTTGACGTAACCTCCGCCGATCAATTCTCAGCCGTGCGACTGCCGAGGCGGGATACCACCAACAGCAACCACGACCCCCCCGGTATTCCATCAAGGCTTCCTCAACGATCGCCACAGCCGATCGTGGTATCGTGTGGCAGCGCCAGCATCCACTTTCGTTCCACTTAACCCTTATCAATCGGCATGATCAAGAGC
The nucleotide sequence above comes from Torulaspora globosa chromosome 6, complete sequence. Encoded proteins:
- the ADI1 gene encoding acireductone dioxygenase (Ni2+-requiring) (ancestral locus Anc_7.113), producing MVQAYIHDNNYETDFREAHDSGVPVTLEQLSKLGVFYKYLETQEAVDALAEERNYKNRDIVNISRATFPDEQSLLNKLSIFFTEHLHEDEEIRYCLDGEGYFDVRDPISNDWIRIKFEPNDLIIVPAGIYHRFTLTSKNYVKALRLFQDEPKWLAINKPEGDSSTAYQNYVQWVASRQ
- the ANY1 gene encoding Any1p (ancestral locus Anc_7.112) translates to MGDGTGIDPIENSPVGDTLSSYLPRVDQFYIPEWLTVQFIANNLISFTPLFSYGSTIISIERSKTALGFSIDICATMLIASILRVSYYLITPYEITLLRQSLVMIFIQLILLKTTLTYRPEEYKYHNLHDVESLSQLLHDVWFEYFACARPPIFSDDWKLMLKSLSLKNMVGFINKILLVFLYKFLKFFDPSYKRFGSFWQWDDNRKFWRFLIFFAAFQLLLTFLISKVFNWATLTDWMGSAVGTLGLLVESLLPLPQIAILYKLKSVQGFKLILLVSWLCGDTLKISYLIYGAKNISMIFLTFALFQMSLDFYIGGQYIYYRFYYHSLRNEGSMPADNDTNSEFARESFELQDFNIKTLDQYNKNTPPPDQHTKGRAYTLTV
- the PET127 gene encoding Pet127p (ancestral locus Anc_7.111), with protein sequence MYACYRGGAHHSLGRLKYVYRKCELSTTERPKSNLFKPTDADGLRKGTADLQTELADALSYSSEIIEKAVSQSQVAIEAKRKKENALAEHLKIPPSIQGARLSKKRKKYKETAFSLSSKRSRHVTINGDGSLVNDSNAKVAPEVKPARLVSGLNRVLYQPVTLHSLRDSRTGVYNFDSSLEKITPDYLESKQDSNGFVTPYKDQRLLELARKFERKYVSSTSSMTSALSHLHFLLSNFRPLNIVNSPISKHFPQKNCRFTQGAQFPATIILRKLNRKVRSIDSDRSLDREIILSVLGHSLEEFLTEKTPQQEESYHYSKIDEFVLRSQLDAYDDNLPGTGVFDLKTRAVAAVRHDLSYVEKNNNHTGYEIDKVYGEFESLEREFFELIRSTLLKYSLQARIGKMDGIFVAYHNISRMFGFQYLPLDEIDYIIHSSHDSAFWRALERRNETFRQIYGDESFITSYQRKERKIASQVADAEFKMSIILLKNILTYIEDKLKSHNVKDWKMCKIMMKTKEVTKTRANGQQFNFPVMKVMALALPSNYADMPLVTKNKTQEEILEQIDAIQKYNEELSTSQLDSMIGFEVRVDHFYKSHPDSVHLPAFARVENNVLDVKTCHMISSKLYEDYYQDPRKYRNPSFFHAKDVQTWRTMCKFRDIEIKSDLKKLYNELLDEKLQSLRDQTIVKETATKPNEREAIMQRLKIVCTSNNRKSQDLKCDQSAADAPSQFQAKLRAYAKKGMIRRKHMDALERQRIGQVSQAG